One genomic region from Terriglobus aquaticus encodes:
- a CDS encoding sigma-54-dependent transcriptional regulator, translating to MALPSFTESAPSRNAAAAPGPRLLIADDQPFILEALTLLLRPEGFQIETARTPGLVLDLLQQNEYDALLIDLNYTRDTTSGTEGLQLLQQVRQSFDRLPVIVMTAYANVDLAVEAMHLGANDFVQKPWENARLLSVVKAQVELYRAHRRTLLLEAENDMLRAEGAPEFIASAPSMRPVLNLVRRIGPSDANVLITGEHGTGKEVVAQTLHRLSHRAHRTLVAVNTGALPEGTFESELFGHVKGAFTDARADRIGRFELANGGTLFLDEIANIPLRQQSKLLRVLETGEMERVGSSTTRSVDVRMLSATNADLRAEASKGNFREDLFFRLNTVEIHLPPLRERREDIPVLAAHFLARYATRYRRALHGFEPSALQQMLQYGWPGNVRELDHTMERAVLLCSGDSIGSADLGLQTGARAASTNLDDLSLEAVEAVLVRKALARAGGNVSHAADALGLSRGALYRRMEKHGL from the coding sequence ATGGCTTTACCCTCGTTTACCGAATCTGCTCCATCCCGCAACGCAGCCGCGGCGCCCGGTCCGCGTCTGCTCATTGCAGACGATCAGCCTTTCATCTTGGAGGCGCTGACCCTGCTGTTACGGCCGGAGGGCTTCCAGATCGAGACGGCGCGCACGCCTGGGCTGGTACTCGATTTGTTGCAGCAGAACGAGTACGATGCGCTTCTCATCGACCTGAACTACACGCGCGACACAACCAGCGGCACCGAAGGCCTGCAGCTGCTGCAGCAGGTCCGGCAAAGTTTCGATCGACTGCCCGTCATCGTTATGACCGCGTACGCCAACGTGGACCTCGCCGTGGAAGCGATGCACTTGGGCGCGAACGACTTCGTGCAGAAACCATGGGAGAACGCTCGGCTTCTTTCCGTGGTCAAAGCACAGGTTGAGCTCTACCGTGCGCATCGCCGCACGCTGCTGCTGGAAGCCGAGAACGATATGTTGCGCGCGGAAGGCGCACCAGAGTTCATCGCGAGCGCGCCCTCCATGCGCCCGGTGCTCAATCTGGTGCGGCGCATCGGGCCCTCGGACGCGAACGTACTCATCACAGGTGAGCACGGCACCGGCAAAGAGGTGGTGGCGCAAACGCTACACCGCTTGTCACACCGTGCGCACCGCACCCTGGTGGCGGTCAACACAGGAGCGCTGCCTGAAGGGACCTTTGAAAGCGAGCTGTTCGGCCACGTAAAAGGCGCGTTCACCGACGCTCGCGCGGACCGCATCGGCCGCTTCGAATTGGCAAACGGTGGCACGCTCTTTCTCGACGAGATCGCCAATATTCCGCTTCGCCAGCAAAGCAAGCTGCTACGTGTGTTGGAAACTGGCGAGATGGAGCGCGTCGGCTCGTCCACCACGCGCAGCGTTGATGTTCGCATGCTATCGGCCACCAACGCGGATCTGCGTGCAGAAGCATCTAAGGGCAACTTCCGCGAAGATCTGTTTTTTCGGCTAAACACTGTGGAGATTCACTTGCCACCGCTGCGCGAACGCCGGGAGGACATTCCCGTCCTCGCCGCGCACTTCCTCGCTCGCTATGCCACGCGGTATCGTCGCGCTCTTCACGGCTTTGAACCTTCAGCGCTGCAACAGATGCTGCAGTACGGCTGGCCCGGCAATGTCCGCGAGTTGGATCACACCATGGAGCGCGCGGTGCTGCTGTGCTCGGGCGACAGCATCGGCAGCGCCGACCTAGGCCTGCAGACCGGTGCACGTGCCGCCTCAACAAACCTTGATGATCTGAGCTTGGAAGCAGTCGAGGCCGTTCTCGTCCGCAAGGCGCTGGCTCGCGCTGGCGGCAACGTGAGTCATGCCGCAGACGCACTCGGCCTGAGCCGTGGGGCGCTGTACCGTCGCATGGAGAAGCATGGGCTCTAG
- a CDS encoding winged helix-turn-helix domain-containing protein, translated as MERPEGFAFGPFELLANGPELNRRSQRVAASPKVLSTLLALVERAGKVVSKAELMAVVWPDCFVDEANLTQNIFVLRKLLAAEYGEQQVIETITRRGYRFTLPVTRLPNAAETQVAVNAPDVQPAVDEPVTSRRNLKLTAWIALGLGSACAVLLLWHQHLRHRPESQMPAFKLQRLTDHSSQNQITAVAVSRDGRMLAFADSDGIEVRPFDTEKLQTLRVPEVREVQSLAWFPDGLHLLLSGESAQSGAAQIWEISLTGEPSHLLVDDAQLGALSASGTYLAFLRKHNSELWVSSASGEQPRRLQSSREASTFTSLLWSADDKHLLVESHRQLASPSYVLPSADELASRVEGALTVVDPVSGAITATRSNVYIANAVAVEPNSVLFTRSALANSKEASTVWRVDLDPATGDFKGTPEILASLAAGQPHIYAFTADRSGKIIVTLSQQGPVGVYVGSWDDASGVLKNTYPLSQDGDVSYPHAWSRDGSAVLYESLKEGHWQIYRQQLDQHNGHPVMISDMNQVSPRQTPDDRWILFFGRWGQSGRPHLYRAPDSGGSPSLVSDRPDLLQVRCPLLRGSCIAQLLGQDGHHTYSRLDPESGIGAAVFQDASGWGNADWDVSADGRYLALLSSAAGTSALHVIDLEHGEIVEVPNQEHRLLAAVTWGVSHSDLFVTAATISGRFEIVQLYLDGHAKRILTSQRSTWAVPSADGKRLAFLDQNTDSNLWNLRLP; from the coding sequence GTGGAGCGCCCGGAAGGCTTTGCATTTGGCCCCTTTGAGCTATTAGCGAACGGCCCGGAGTTGAACCGCCGGTCGCAGCGTGTGGCCGCCTCCCCGAAAGTGCTCAGCACCCTTCTCGCACTGGTCGAGCGTGCTGGCAAGGTTGTCAGCAAGGCCGAGTTGATGGCTGTTGTCTGGCCTGATTGCTTTGTGGACGAAGCCAACCTAACCCAGAACATCTTTGTTCTGCGGAAGCTGCTTGCCGCCGAGTATGGCGAGCAGCAGGTGATCGAAACAATCACAAGGCGGGGCTACCGATTCACCCTACCCGTGACGCGTTTGCCGAATGCAGCGGAGACGCAGGTTGCAGTGAATGCTCCCGACGTGCAGCCTGCGGTGGATGAGCCGGTTACAAGCCGCCGCAACCTAAAGCTCACCGCGTGGATCGCCCTGGGCCTCGGCTCTGCATGCGCAGTGTTGCTGCTTTGGCATCAACATCTGCGGCATCGACCCGAGTCGCAGATGCCCGCTTTCAAGCTGCAGCGGCTGACGGATCACTCCTCACAGAATCAGATCACCGCCGTAGCTGTCAGCCGCGACGGCCGCATGCTCGCGTTCGCGGACTCCGATGGGATCGAGGTGCGCCCATTTGACACAGAAAAGCTGCAGACCCTCAGAGTGCCCGAGGTACGGGAGGTGCAGTCGCTGGCATGGTTCCCTGACGGTCTGCACCTGCTGCTCAGCGGAGAGTCAGCGCAATCAGGCGCGGCGCAGATCTGGGAGATCTCACTCACGGGTGAGCCGTCGCACCTGCTGGTTGACGATGCTCAGTTAGGTGCGCTCTCTGCGTCCGGTACTTACCTGGCCTTCCTTCGCAAGCACAACAGTGAACTTTGGGTGTCGAGCGCAAGCGGCGAGCAGCCAAGACGCTTGCAGAGTAGCCGCGAGGCTAGTACCTTTACGAGTCTTCTGTGGTCCGCCGATGACAAGCATTTACTTGTGGAGAGTCATAGGCAGCTGGCCTCACCGAGCTATGTGCTGCCGAGCGCAGACGAGCTTGCTTCCCGCGTGGAAGGAGCATTGACCGTTGTCGACCCTGTCTCGGGCGCGATCACTGCAACCCGCAGCAATGTGTACATCGCCAATGCCGTTGCCGTGGAACCGAATAGTGTCCTGTTCACGCGCTCTGCGCTCGCGAACTCAAAAGAGGCAAGTACGGTCTGGCGAGTCGACCTCGATCCGGCGACGGGAGATTTCAAGGGAACTCCTGAAATCCTGGCGAGTCTTGCTGCGGGCCAGCCCCACATTTATGCCTTCACCGCAGACCGCAGTGGAAAGATCATTGTGACCCTATCCCAGCAGGGCCCTGTCGGTGTGTACGTCGGCTCTTGGGACGATGCGAGTGGGGTGCTGAAGAATACCTATCCATTGAGCCAGGATGGGGACGTCTCGTATCCCCATGCCTGGTCTCGAGATGGTTCGGCAGTGTTGTACGAATCTCTCAAAGAGGGTCATTGGCAGATCTACCGGCAGCAACTTGATCAGCACAACGGCCATCCCGTGATGATCAGCGACATGAACCAGGTCTCGCCCAGGCAAACTCCGGATGACAGGTGGATTCTCTTCTTTGGCCGTTGGGGTCAAAGCGGCCGCCCTCACCTGTACCGGGCTCCCGATTCGGGCGGCTCACCATCGCTTGTGAGTGATCGACCCGACCTGCTACAGGTTCGCTGTCCTTTGCTTCGCGGCTCCTGTATTGCGCAGCTGCTGGGTCAAGACGGGCACCATACCTACAGCCGCCTTGATCCGGAGAGCGGGATTGGCGCCGCTGTATTCCAGGACGCATCAGGCTGGGGCAACGCTGACTGGGATGTCTCTGCCGACGGCAGATACCTGGCGCTACTTTCGTCTGCCGCCGGCACTTCGGCTCTGCACGTGATCGATCTGGAACATGGAGAGATCGTCGAAGTTCCAAACCAGGAGCACCGGTTGCTTGCAGCGGTCACCTGGGGCGTCTCGCACTCAGACCTCTTTGTAACAGCCGCAACCATTTCCGGCCGGTTTGAGATTGTGCAGTTGTACCTGGACGGCCATGCCAAACGGATACTCACGAGCCAGCGTTCCACCTGGGCGGTGCCCTCGGCAGATGGTAAGCGTTTGGCTTTCCTGGATCAGAACACTGACAGCAATCTATGGAACTTACGGCTGCCATAG
- a CDS encoding sensor histidine kinase: MGSSRPASDPPRSNPSRKRLPLGRSARRLSFERRLHLWRWALSLPCFALVFWCCRLYEIPVGWSALYLLVTALVWQVVTSAFFETVIRPLQTLSNIVAALRDEDFSFRARGAIRGDSLGDLALEINTLASAMQLHRNAAMDAITLADRVIGSMPSPVLAFDEHQRLRLLNAAAEDVFQLSASSALGRTAEQLILSDLLQARDQSVITPERNREHHRQPAERGQPGQKSGSNQFSAGGSMSRWSVRRTMFRLHGVPHVLVVLSDVAAALREEERSAWQRLIRVLSHEINNSLTPIKSVASMLRSRPLKLDSVTHTSQDLHDLRRGLAMIEDRAESLNRFLQGYQQLSRLPSPRMQTVSIAAIVERSALLERRLAIQVRPSPDLYIQADPDQIQQLLINLFKNAAEAAGDPTLEHGSPLIEVSWTALNGDVAIQIRDNGPGLANPANLFVPFYTTKPEGTGIGLTLCQQIVAAHQGSIRLRNRDDGSGCLVELSLPLLDTRAAPKM, translated from the coding sequence ATGGGCTCTAGCCGGCCCGCTTCCGATCCGCCACGCAGCAATCCTTCGCGCAAACGCCTGCCTTTAGGGCGCTCCGCGCGTCGCCTCAGCTTCGAACGCAGGCTCCACCTGTGGCGCTGGGCTCTTTCTCTGCCTTGCTTCGCTCTGGTGTTCTGGTGCTGCCGTCTGTACGAGATCCCCGTCGGCTGGTCTGCGCTGTACCTGCTGGTAACCGCCCTCGTATGGCAGGTGGTCACCAGCGCGTTTTTCGAGACCGTCATTCGGCCTCTGCAAACTCTCTCGAACATCGTGGCCGCATTGCGCGACGAAGACTTCAGCTTTCGCGCGCGTGGGGCGATCCGCGGCGACTCGCTAGGCGACCTTGCCCTGGAGATCAACACGCTCGCGAGCGCCATGCAATTGCATCGCAACGCCGCCATGGACGCGATCACGCTAGCCGACCGCGTTATCGGATCCATGCCGTCGCCCGTTCTCGCCTTCGATGAGCATCAGCGGCTTCGGTTGCTCAATGCCGCCGCAGAGGATGTGTTTCAACTCTCCGCATCGAGCGCTTTAGGTAGAACTGCCGAGCAACTAATCCTGTCCGACCTCTTGCAGGCGCGCGATCAAAGCGTCATCACGCCAGAGCGCAATCGCGAGCACCACCGGCAGCCCGCCGAACGGGGCCAGCCTGGTCAGAAAAGCGGATCCAATCAGTTCTCTGCCGGCGGCTCTATGTCCCGATGGTCGGTTCGCCGCACCATGTTCCGCCTTCACGGCGTGCCGCACGTGCTCGTCGTTCTAAGCGACGTCGCCGCGGCTCTCCGGGAGGAGGAGCGCTCCGCATGGCAACGTCTCATCCGCGTTCTCAGTCACGAGATCAACAACTCTCTTACGCCGATCAAGTCCGTAGCGAGCATGTTGCGCTCGCGCCCTCTCAAGCTGGATTCGGTTACGCACACTTCGCAGGATCTGCATGACCTGCGCCGCGGTCTGGCCATGATCGAAGATCGCGCGGAATCCCTCAATCGCTTTCTGCAGGGCTACCAGCAGCTATCGCGGTTGCCGTCGCCGCGCATGCAGACCGTCTCCATCGCTGCCATCGTGGAAAGGAGCGCGCTGCTGGAACGGCGGCTTGCGATCCAGGTGCGGCCTTCCCCTGATCTGTACATTCAAGCCGACCCGGACCAGATTCAGCAACTACTGATCAACCTCTTCAAGAATGCCGCCGAAGCCGCAGGAGACCCCACGCTGGAACACGGATCACCTCTTATCGAAGTGTCATGGACAGCGCTCAACGGCGATGTTGCGATACAGATTCGCGACAACGGCCCAGGGCTCGCAAATCCCGCGAACCTGTTTGTGCCCTTCTACACCACCAAGCCTGAGGGCACTGGCATCGGGCTCACGCTTTGCCAGCAAATCGTCGCGGCACACCAGGGCTCCATTCGTTTACGGAATCGCGACGACGGGTCAGGATGCCTCGTGGAACTGAGTCTGCCGTTGCTGGATACAAGGGCAGCGCCAAAAATGTGA